In the genome of Amphiura filiformis chromosome 11, Afil_fr2py, whole genome shotgun sequence, the window TATATTTTACTACTATAATGTTGTACTTAAAGATGTAAAGTAAGATTTAAGAAGAAAAgctatattttgtttcttgaaatTATGCAAGGAGTTTGTAAATTATGTTCAAAAATTGGACTGTATTCTTTATATATATTGCTATGTTCTTTGGTCAGTAAAGATTATTGGTTTAGAATATTATTGCCTGGGACAATGTACTATTGAAAGATGAGGAATCTCCCTATTCGGTATGTGGTCAATGTGTCACTCATGTGTGCTGAGCCTGGCTAATCAAAACTTGTGGATCAAActacattttcagaaagcagagcAGCACTGATTTATTAGGACTTATTGATCGCCTACCAATTTTTTTGCAATGTGTTACCATTTCCCCCAAAATTTTTACTGAAATATTTAATTATAGAGATGTTCTGCAACAAGCAAAACCAATGTTCCTTGGACAAGTCCCACAAACACGATAGCACCTATTTTGTAGCTAATGTGTGTATTTTGGCTTATTTTCCATGCTGTTTTGGTATTTAATTGGGAAATTGGTTGCATTTTACATACAAAATGGTGAACTTTAGTTAGTCAAATTGGAGTCTGCAGCACAGATAAATGGGATTGTGTACACTGCTTATCCCTTTATGGAATATCTATCTCGCATTATTGCGAAAATATTGAAATAGCAACTCTAGATGAGGTATGCATGGACCAGGGCCCATACAATTAGCTTTGTTAGCCTTGTTCACCAATTTAGTTGCCAGAACTTGGTACCTCACCTCAGCGAAGCATGTTCTTGAAGGTCCAGCCCATATTAGACTACCTACTGTTGTGTATAGTTTGctcaaattaaacaaaaacagTTCTATATCAGCcaataatttttatttcaaagGCCAAATATGAAAGGGAAGGTAACCACAGAAAAATCAACTCAAATAATAGAAAATGTGACAGTTGTCATAAATTGTGGTTATCATTTGCTTTGTGTATTTCCAAGTGACTGGTTAAAAATCACAAGGATTATACACTTGAATTCCTACAAGGTGACAGTACAAGGTGGTAGAAATggactattccggttgaaatccatacatccaccTATGGAAGGcattaattttccacacagggagtgtgaatttcaaatggggttacctgaatgggtgactccatttgaaatgtacaccccctgtgtgggagattaatggcATCAGTTACTAATAGGAGAAAAATGTTCATGATTTCAAAAGTGTAGGAGTCTGTTATTTTTAAAGATTTCCTTAATTGTTTCAGTACATTATTTCAATCAAAGGCATTTTGTGTGCGAATTTCACATTCACAAAGTCTTACCTTTAATTTTTGGACAAATTAGGGAACAAActaaaatacagaactaatttttttggcattaaaaaaatattatcctgttttgccaaatgaaacatagctaaatcctagtcctttagttagtcctaactagcaataaaagtcaaattttaatatttggtcaatttttggaaataagggccaaaaacatgcctttttagggtgtttttcctATGCTGTGAAAAAAATCATGcccaaagactaatttcagtttattcattctaatttttggaaagacatgttttattcttataaccaaccatttattaaaaagcgaaaattagagcaaattttggcatatactcaagattttgaatgcttaagaCTTTGATTTTtatgactcgattgtcagaaagcattccgaaaatgcatgttttggctcttttcaagaaattggtaaaatagtgaacttttacTATTATATCCAGTTTGGaccaaatgaatgattaggattgagatatgtttcatttggcagaacttgatattttttaatcccaaaaaattagtgctgtatttttctggaatggggaatagTCACAATTAAGACCCAATAGGAAACATGGTACCCCTACTTCAAATGGAGGCCTGTAACAGGTAATATCAAAGGCAAATATAATTATACACAAATAACAGTAACACAAAATTGGATGGGTTGATGTAAAGAACAGTATTCATTGTAACTATATACGGATTATACAACCATGGCATTGTGAATCAAGTTTCCAGAGAATTGAGGACCCAAGATCTAACAGGAGGCCAAGTCACATTGAGtggattttgagaaaaatggttaCTTATTTTGgttgttttgccatttttttaaatactaaatGCATAATAACAGTGTTTAGCAtttacacttttctaaacacattcttgccttcactttgtaaacatgtctaaatatTTAACTTGGTTAGAGTATTGATGGATGTTTAGCCATTGAgccagtttttgcagtgtattaaataaggattgttttattttttataaaggtTATGTCCAGGACTTgtctttatttaaaaatattaaaagtttCAATACAAGGAGGTTATGAATTGACCTCCTCACTGATTAATCAAAGAAAATAACCACCTCTACCTTCATACCCCCAGTTATTTACACATGTTCTACCACATTACTTCACTGTAAAACTTGCATAGATGATGTAGAGATGTATCTCAAACtgattcattattcattattttgcgaCTTGGCTCTCCTTTTAGATGTAGGTTCCTTCATTATAGACGGACTGGAAATTTGTGACCAGATGATGCTATAATGATAAAAACATGTAAATATTGATTGTATTaaattgtttgtttatattatgcTTATGAAGCATTGCTTTATGTATGACTTATGCAAATAAACTGTTGCTATAAGAAGTTGGAAGTGTGTGGGAAATAGTTTGATTGTGTTCTAAGGTAATTTGATTTGACCAAATGCAAAGTTGCTTAAAAAGTGATACCTTGTATCACCACTGATTAATCAAAGAAAATAACCAACTCTACCTTCATACCCACAGTTATTTACAACTCTTGCNNNNNNNNNNNNNNNNNNNNNNNNNNNNNNNNNNNNNNNNNNNNNNNNNNNNNNNNNNNNNNNNNNNNNNNNNNNNNNNNNNNNNNNNNNNNNNNNNNNNNNNNNNNNNNNNNNNNNNNNNNNNNNNNNNNNNNNNNNNNNNNNNNNNNNNNNNNNNNNNNNNNNNNNNNNNNNNNNNNNNNNNNNNNNNNNNNNNNNNNAGAAATACACTACTACAATTGCTTACACATGCAGAGAAGAACGGCGGTTGTTGACCTTGTTTGGTGCATATTcagcgtaaacacagaaatggGGCTCTGATAGGCTGATTGAATCGCATCATGGAAAATCTTGAAACATCAAGACCTCATTAGATAATCAAGCCATGTTGCATTTGTGATTCTCTTCTGTTTATGTGATAAATGGGATTCATGCATCGGCAAGTGCTGTTCTGCTGTGGTATCAACTGTAGTAATGTATGCATCAAAATAGGTAAACTGATTGAAACTAAGAGTGATTGAATTATTTTGTTGCAGGCCTTTGGTCAGTCTTTCTTGCAACCAGACATATCAGTATTCAGACAAAACCTGGAATCCTTAGAGAATCTCAATGCTAAGTTAAAACTCTATCACAAGGTAAGTACCAAAAACAATGTTTACCCCTCTATCACACAACTCACACTACGGTAACATTGAAAAAGGACAAACTGCAGAAGAAAAGAGATTTGAATTGACATTGACTTATCAGATTGGAGGTCAATAATTGCACATCACTTGCTAAGAGGGTAGTATGAAGAATCAGAATCAAAATTGCCCAACATAATTTTAATTATGTTAAAAGTTGttaaccaaatttgtgaccatcaGTTTTCAACTCCTCTTTACAAATTAACAAGATTTTATATTcagaaatttgtaaaaatatggtTTTAATTGACAATATATTTTAGatcaaacaggctaaaattgtgtCACATGCCTGACCTTGTTCCAGACTCCAGAGTGGTCTTGTAAACCCCTTTTGTAAGCCACTGACTTCATTTGGAAACCCCTATTTTAATGCCTCACTCATCTTTTTCCTTTATTTGAtacaggaacaaaccaaaaggttGATGACATCGTATAAATGAAAGCCCTTTTGATGGGGAAGGGGTCAATAAGTCTGAATATGTTTGTTAAAATCTAGTTATAACATCAAAGTTCATGAAGTTGATCTTTCAGGTTGTATTTTCAACGTTTCACAGTTATATTAGGATTAGGACATCAACAAACTTTTAGTTTGTTCCTTAGCGTTAACTTTTGATGACATTATTTTCAATGTTCTAATCTTGCAGAAAATCTTCCAGGACATGATGTTGTCCCCATTCTTGAATGTCCTCCTCCAAGTCCTCCTGCACAAATCACACGATCTGCTCCAAGAGGACATCTGTGTCACCGTATACAACATGGCAGCGGTCAACTTTGAGGGGTTCTACGCCACATTTCTACCCCAATTCTTAGCCAGTTCAGAAGGCTTGGATGCTAATCAAAGAACTATACTTGAGTGCAATTTCAAACATGATCAGGTACATAAATTGTGTGGGTCTAAAGGGTGAACCAGAATGGAAATGAGGGTTTCTGATATGGGAGCTTGATTTCACCTGCACACAAGACATTGTTCTCCTTCATCTACTGGAAACTCATATAACGGTTGTCACAGAGAAATTAgatctttatatccaaatttcgttatatcaggtttgtaaaaacaataaataacaaaaagaattttgtatcttggttctggaaaatacttctttataacagggttatTCTTGTATCCGATGTTATAATGAGGTTTTTATCTATATCTATACATGGTTTATGCTTAATAATTCTACCTTTTTGAGTCTAAACTTTTTTCAATTGTGCTTATGTAGCAagagattttaaatggaacagcaagTAGGTCTACAGATCTTACTGCAATATTGGATTCTTTTAGGAGTTCATACACCCATTTATGCATCAATCTTTTGCAATGTGCCCCACCGCCAACCACAGAATATTGGGAATGAGTGGGGTCCATATGTACTAATAATAGTTCACCTGTGTTATATGTAATGTACCGCAAATACACAAAATGACATCCCTAATATGTACAAATAGAATAGTAATTAAAATAAGGGGTGTGATTTGTCAAACGTAATGttttaaacgtaaaaaaaaaccccaaaaaaataGTTAGCAATGCAtattaattcaatgtgtccctgtcTGTTCAGTAGAAGCAAAAGTAATGTACACCTTTATccaacttagaaaaaaatagcatttatttttagtagcagtatttctctggtttccaaccttgaataataagtaatttagggcctataacttctCTTTTTTGGCCttgactgaaaaaaaaatgggtaggTCTCAAAAATcgggtcggtcggtggagtacAACCAAACAACTTTCTTTTTTTCACCTAAGTGAGGGAGCAACCCTGGCAAGTTTATGATCCAGAGATTATGAATCTGGCCATAAGTCAAAAATTTTGCAACTTTCCTCTCACTTTGTGTGAACATGTCTCATATTTCCATCTGCAGTGAATGAAATGCAACATTCTTATGGTGTTACGGTTttgattttgtcatattttccagGATCTACCTTCATTCTCCTCAACTCTCCACCGGTTTATAACCGACATGCGTTATTACAGACTATGTAACAGTGCCTTACCAGAAGGGTCCGCTCAAGCTATGACCACAAGCCACGGCCTGGAACAATGGAACCAGATAGTTACCAATAGTGCAATTTACAAGCAGTATTGGCTTCAGATGGGGTAATTTGTCATGTGGATATAGAGCATTTATAATGGGTAATAATTGCATGCCATGACATGGTTGGATGATGGAAAATCTCTGCTGAAAGTTTTGTGTAATAACACCGAATGAAACCACCCAGGTTAAACAGCCTTGACATCCCTGTAAAGCAAAGCTGGTGGGTTGTCATAACATATGGTatggcatgcacaaaacttgccagtctataccatttttcaccttgatatggcagtgacgttagtgcacatttcattggatGCACCTAGCGTTTGCACATGCTTAGAGACGCCGCATGTGCATggaacagctgcctcaacgcattgaTTTCACTTCCATATCGGGGTGAATATGGATAGCTAAGAATATAAAGGTGGGATGTGTGACACGGTTTTGATGTGGAATATGATTAGtctcattttgcagaaaacattgAATTGGAACCTCTTTTGTAGAGTCAGTATACTGCAGTCACATCTGTGAAGATAAAGTATTATTCATAACAAAATTGCTGAAATAGgccgacaacaacaaaaaaagaataTCATATTGGACCTTATCAGTGCGCCTTCCTTGAAAAGAGCCACCTGAAATATGTGTGTTTCTTCATCTTGTGAAATCACCCCTTGGATGAAAATCTGATATTGAATGAGAGAAAAACAGGTAGGGTATTGAATTGTATTGACTGGTATTCCTTTTTCTATATTGTGAGTACCAACTTTGTTTGCATAGAAAATATCCTTCCAGTTTGACATAATAAACTCACTTCATTTGAAATAACTTACCAACCCAAAGATATAATTAATTTGGATATGGTAGGCTGCTCTTTAGGCATTGATTGATTTATGTAGCATTGTTCAACATTATCTTTGACATTTCAATCTCCTAACAATGTGTTGCTGTTACCACAATGTACACCCACACATTCTAAAtgtatttttgtctcgcctgaacattttcaaaagagaCTATGCATGCAGTCACTTTATGTATGATGTATGGGTGTGCTATAGTTGATTCAAGTTTTGTATAATAGATGCCATTCCAAAAGTATCATTGCTACTCATCGCAAACTTGGTAAAGATGGTCATTGGGTAGTTATTATAATGCCCCCAAGGATGTTGAGATGAAAGGGGTCAGATTTGAAATAGCTCTGATTGGGTTTAAAGTTGATAGATATAACACCAAAGAGGTGGGGAACATGTTAAAAACAAAGCagataccgtattgtctgtaataaaggctcccctctaataaacgctccCCTCCCAATTTTTCTggggaaaattgtcaaaaatgcaaacatttccatgctatatcgtgtgagtaagcttaaaacttacaTCTGTCATGTCGGTCTTGTCAGTGacaatcgctaaattgcatggaccaAACctttatgactcaaacttccatccatttcgTTGCCtaattcttgcttgatgatgcacttgcAGGTGTAATGTTGTTGTATtttaccactaaaatataattttCCACTTGATTTCTGTGAGCGCCGCCATGGCAgtagtttattttgttttatttcttcttttgcctgggttactcattcagtggatgtttcaaggtatcctctgttcttccatgaggcccatgtAGTAATATTAtagtcataaatccctccttcaTCAGGAGCACTATCAGGAAATcctgattttaaagttttttttttcactgacaattcaccttcaataaacgacccccttttggaaaaatgcaaacatACAGCAAAATTAATGTTTGTGTTCCAGATAATAAAGTCCCACTGCT includes:
- the LOC140163692 gene encoding exportin-6-like — its product is MYLKLIHYSLFCDLALLLDAFGQSFLQPDISVFRQNLESLENLNAKLKLYHKKIFQDMMLSPFLNVLLQVLLHKSHDLLQEDICVTVYNMAAVNFEGFYATFLPQFLASSEGLDANQRTILECNFKHDQDLPSFSSTLHRFITDMRYYRLCNSALPEGSAQAMTTSHGLEQWNQIVTNSAIYKQYWLQMG